The following are encoded in a window of Centroberyx gerrardi isolate f3 chromosome 1, fCenGer3.hap1.cur.20231027, whole genome shotgun sequence genomic DNA:
- the LOC139913743 gene encoding ependymin-like — protein sequence MNLMADAKYVYDAYGQRIRMKEIGTYDNTTFHYDGLLNYKEHVMYLINEQDRTCVKQPLKGDFKLMEIPHNATLLAAIILGSSSAPLDGLEVSTWIGETQEKAKYLISATVFGCIPVNTFYHTDKTGWVTISFYDNVIGVENPEELYPPPYCQGVQLRDESSDFYSLFEKH from the exons ATGAATCTGATGGCCGATGCCAAATATGTCTATGATGCTTATGGCCAGCGTATACGAATGAAAGAGATTGGCACTTATGACAACACAACTTTCCACTACGATGGGCTCCTAAACTACAAAGAG CATGTCATGTATCTGATCAATGAGCAAGACCGCACCTGCGTCAAGCAGCCCCTGAAGGGTGACTTCAAGCTCATGGAGATCCCCCACAATGCTACACTGCTGGCTGCCATCATTCTGGGCAGCTCCTCTGCCCCTCTGGACGGACTGGAAGTCAGTACTTGGATAGGAGAGACGCAGGAGAAGG CCAAGTACCTGATCTCAGCCACTGTGTTTGGTTGTATTCCTGTGAACACTTTCTACCACACTGACAAAACTGGATGGGTGACGATAAG CTTTTATGACAACGTAATTGGTGTGGAGAACCCCGAGGAGCTTTACCCCCCGCCTTACTGTCAGGGCGTCCAACTCAGGGACGAATCCTCTGACTTTTACAGCCTGTTTGAAAAACACTGA